A genomic window from Arvicola amphibius chromosome 5, mArvAmp1.2, whole genome shotgun sequence includes:
- the LOC119814044 gene encoding cystatin-14: MQRTAMVWKVPLLVGLIVLGTHLWTIDKEFVDITKDLDYFVASVEFAVAQFNDNNPEENTYRLLEVGRAQKKTWTMIFLMDLEMGRTMCKKHNENMDNCPLLQGAGEKKVHCVFQVDARPWFSQFSILNSTCVPT, translated from the exons ATGCAGAGGACAGCTATGGTGTGGAAGGTGCCCCTGCTTGTAGGACTGATTGTACTAGGCACTCATTTATGGACCATTGACAAAGAATTCGTAGACATTACTAAGGATCTAGACTATTTTGTGGCATCGGTGGAGTTTGCCGTGGCTCAGTTCAATGACAACAACCCAGAAGAGAACACATACAGGTTGCTGGAAGTTGGGAGAGCCCAGAAAAAG ACATGGACAATGATTTTCTTAATGGATTTGGAGATGGGCCGCACAATGTGTAAGAAACACAACGAAAACATGGATAATTGCCCATTGCTACAAGGTGCAGGAGAAAAGAAG GTTCACTGTGTTTTCCAAGTAGATGCCCGACCTTGGTTTTCCCAATTCTCCATCCTGAATAGTACCTGTGTGCCAACATAA
- the Cst11 gene encoding cystatin-11: MMARPWKAPQLLLAILVALVAFSYQQKRKTYISILKMSTLDSSAQSTLKYVTEEYNKKSDDLYNFRIIRILDIESQVTDHMELHITVEMRRTTCFKTEKSTCDVQEGELYKQIWCYFSVYTVPWLERYKILRKNCTSA, encoded by the exons ATGATGGCCAGACCTTGGAAGGCGCCACAGCTCCTGTTAGCCATTCTGGTGGCCCTGGTGGCCTTCAGCTACCAACAAAAGAGGAAGACGTATATAAGCATCCTCAAAATGAGTACACTGGATTCTTCTGCGCAGAGCACATTGAAGTATGTCACAGAGGAATACAACAAGAAAAGTGATGACTTGTACAACTTCAGGATCATCCGCATCCTGGATATTGAGTctcag GTAACAGACCACATGGAGTTACACATCACAGTGGAAATGCGAAGGACCACCTGCTTCAAGACAGAGAAGAGCACTTGTGATGTCCAGGAAGGGGAACTTTACAAG CAAATCTGGTGCTACTTCTCGGTGTATACCGTGCCCTGGCTTGAACGATacaaaattctcagaaaaaaCTGCACCAGTGCCTGA